A window of Bos taurus isolate L1 Dominette 01449 registration number 42190680 breed Hereford chromosome 8, ARS-UCD2.0, whole genome shotgun sequence contains these coding sequences:
- the IFN-TAU gene encoding interferon-tau-like precursor (The RefSeq protein has 1 substitution compared to this genomic sequence) — MAVMLSLLMALVLVSYGLGGSLGCDLSQNHMLVGRQNLRLLGQMRRLSPRFCLQDRKDFAFPQEMVEGSQLQEAQAFSVLHEMLQQTFNLFNTEHSSAAWDTTLLEPLHTGLHQQLDDLDACLGQVMGEEDSALGRTGPTLAMKRYFHGIHVYLREKEYSDCAWEIVRLEIMRSLSSSTNLQERLRMMDGDQN; from the coding sequence ATGGCCGTCATGCTCTCTCTACTGATGGCCCTGGTGCTTGTCAGCTACGGCCTGGGAGGATCCCTGGGCTGTGACCTGTCTCAGAACCACATGCTGGTTGGCAGGCAGAACCTCAGGCTCCTGGGCCAAATGAGGAGACTCTCCCCTCGCTTCTGTCTGCAGGACAGAAAAGACTTTGCTTtcccccaggagatggtggagggtaGCCAGCTCCAGGAGGCTCAGGCCTTCTCTGTGCTCCATGAGATGCTCCAGCAGACCTTCAACCTTTTCAACACAGAGCACTCCTCTGCTGCCTGGGACACCACTCTCCTGGAGCCACTCCACACTGGACTCCATCAGCAGCTGGATGACCTGGATGCCTGCCTGGGGCAGGTGATGGGAGAGGAAGACTCTGCGCTGGGAAGGACGGGCCCCACACTGGCCATGAAGAGGTACTTCCACGGAATCCACGTCTACCTGAGAGAGAAGGAATATAGTGACTGCGCCTGGGAAATCGTCAGACTGGAAATCATGAGATCTTTGTCTTCATCAACCAACTTGCAAGAAAGGTTAAGAATGATGGATGGAGACCTGAATTAA